The genome window TAAGGCCAGTAATAAGGGCAGTTTTCTGTCCCCATCGTCTAGAGGCCTAGGACATCACCCTTTCACGGTGAGTACAGGGGTTCGAATCCCCTTGGGGACGCCAAGTTAAAAACACCACGCTTTTGCGTGGTGTTTTTTTTTGTCTTTCCGGTTTGTCGCCGGTCCGCGCCTTTGCCCCCTTCAGTATCGCCTTGCCAGGGATCCCTCCTGTTTGCTCCGTATGCGAGTATTTAATCCGCTCTCACTTTTTTCGTCTGTGTTTGGTCTGTGGTTTGACCTGTGATGCGCACGTTCGCGTTTTGTCTGGCGCGGGTGTCGTTCGTGCGGATAGCTGTGTATCGTGGTTGACGGCTGTTGTCGGGGCGAAAAGTCGACTGTTAAAAAAAATTCAAGGATAAAAGGGTGAGTGATGAATTAATTTTAGGTGCCTTATGCAAAGCAAAACTTCTTGCTACTGTGAGTCCCAATAAAGCTCCATTAGTACTGAGAACAAAAAATACAACCGTGTCTTCCACCAGGGGGATGCAGGAAAAATTATTACAACGAGACTGACTCAAGAGGAATTTTATGTCGAATAGCGAATCTGCCGTTCAATTTTTGCTGGCTGCCGAAAATGGCGATATCCCAACGTTGAAAGCGTTGCTGGAAAGCGGCATGGATATCAATGTCACGAATCGCCAGGGGCGTACCGCTATCGTGGTGGCAAGCCTGAAGAAGCAATATGCCAGCGTTGAATATCTGATTGCCGCGGGTGCAGATATCAACAAGCAGGATGAAACCTGCTTCAACCCATTCCTCCTTAGCTGCCTGAACAACGATTTGACGCTGCTGCGTATCGTCCTGAAAGGTCATCCTGATTTGACGCGCCTCACGCGTTTCGGAGGTGTCGGGATTACACCGGCCAGTGAAAAAGGGCATGTCGAAATCGTGCGTGAGCTGGTGACGCGTACCGATATCAACGTCAACCATACGAACTTCGTCGGCTGGACTCCTCTGCTGGAGGCGATTGTGCTCAATGACGGTGGCGCCAAACAGCAAGAGATCGTGAAGTTGCTGCTGGACCATGGTGCGAATCCGAATATGACCGATATGTGGGGCAAGACGCCCTTGTTCCTGGCGCAGGAAAAAGGGTATGCCGAAATTGCCAGGTTGCTGATCGCTGCCGGCGCATAAATCCGATTACACACTGAAGAGACAAAAATGCGAGCGCTCAGGGTGCGCGCCTTATCTGCAGATGCGGATTTCATGTCGCGACTGAAGCAAGGTGATTTCCAATTGCGGATGCACAGTCGCTTCAGCCGGGTCGTCAATCTGCGTTGCAGCCAGAGTGGGCTCTTGTATTCAGTGGTCTCTTCGGCCCTGGATGATGCACCGAATACTTTGCGCATAGGCTTGAGTGAATTCGACACCTTGCCGCTAGGCGAAGACGCCGAGTTGTTGCTGGATGACGGGATGTTGCGGCTGGGGAGGGTGCTGGAGATAGAGCTGGATGCGTGTGGCGAATGGTCGCCGCCGCCAGTGGTGTTTCGCGCCTTTCCACCTGAATATTTTTTAAATATTAGCTCAAGGATTCAGGACGAAAAATTTGCAAACAATAGCATATCGTTTTTTGATTACGACGGCAATGACGTTTTCTACCAGGCAATGAGTCAACACCTGGTGCGCGGCAGTACACGCCTGATTGAAGGCATGCGAACGGCGCATGAGCCGCAGATACGCAAGGGGCTGAGCGAATTGCTGGGTTTGGGAATAGGGCTGACGCCATCCGGGGATGATTACATCGTTGGTTTGTGTGCGGTGCTGGCCTTGCCGCAGCATCCGGCGCACGGCTATATGCGATTGATAGCCGAAGTCATCAGGGAAGGTAAGTCACGCACCAACACGATTAGCTATATGGCTTTAATTAAAGCCGTCGAGGGCAAGACGCGGGCCAGTATCGGCGCCTTGCTGGCAACAATATTTAACGGGGAATTGTCTTTGTTAAAGGAGCGTATCAAGCCGGTTTTAAACATAGGTTCCAGCTCGGGAGCGGATATTCTCAGCGGGATCTCGGCCGGCTTGTTACTGAGTAATCACTTGGGGAGTCCACATGCCGCTTAAGATTTTAATCAAGAAAAACACTTACTTCGACTCGGTCTCATTGATGTCGATATCCACCAAGGCGAATCAATTGCCGGACGTGGAGCAGGCTTTTGTCGCGATGGCGACAGAGATGAATAAAGGTGTATTGCGTAACCTGAACTTGCTGACGCCTGAACTCGAAGACGCAAAAAATGGCGACCTGATGATTTTGATCAAAGGGGCCAGCGATGAATTGAATGAACAATCGCTGTTGGCGATAGAAGAATTGTTCAAGAAGAAGCCGGGTGCGAAAGGCGAACATCAAGCCAAGTATGCAACGCTGGCTTCGGCCAGGGAAAATGTCCCGGGCAGCAACCTCGCCGTTGTCTCCGTGAACGGTGCATATGCGGTACGCGAAGCACGCGCTGCACTGGAGCAAGGACTGAACGTCATGTTGTTCAGCGATAACGTCAGCGTCGAAGACGAACTCGCATTGAAGCAATTGGCACACAGCAAAGGTTTGCTGATGATGGGGCCGGATTGCGGCACCGCGATTATCAATAACAAGGCACTGTGTTTCGGTAACCATGTGCGCCAGGGCAATATCGGCATCATAGGCGCGTCGGGTACCGGCAGCCAGGAACTGAGCGTACGCATCCACGATTTCGGCGGCGGCGTTTCGCAACTGATAGGCACCGGTGGGCGCGACCTGCATGAAAAAATCGGCGGCATCATGATGCTGGATGCGATGCGCATGCTGGACGCCGACGATCAGACCAAGGTCATCGTCCTCATCTCCAAACCACCGGCAGCATCAGTGGAAAAAAAGGTGCTGGCCGAAATCAGCCGTTGCAGCAAACCGGTCGTGGTTTGTTTCATCGGTGGCAAGGAAGCGGATGTGGTGAAGGCCGGCGGTGTATTCGCCAAGTCAACCAAAGAAGCGGCGTTGAAAGCGGTTTTGCTGACAGGTGTGAAGGAAGAGGATCTCGACCTGCATCCGTTGAACTGGCCGCTGATTGAAGAAGTCCGCGCCAAGCTGAAACCGGAACAAAAGTATATACGCGGATTATTTTGCGGCGGCACCCTGTGCGATGAAGCCATGTATGCCGCGCTGGAAAAGTATCCGAAGGTCTATAGCAACATCCAGCTCAATCCGGAATATCGCCTGAAGGATGTCAGCAAGAGCAAGGAACACACCTTCCTCGACTTTGGCGACGACGACTTCACCAATGGCAAGCCGCATCCAATGATCGACCCATCCAATCGTATCGAGCGCTTGTTGCAGGAAGCGCGCGATCCGGAAGTCGGCGTGATCACGATGGATTTCATCCTCGGTTATGGCTCCCATGCCGATCCGGTCGGCGTCATGCTGGATGCTATCAACGAAGCGAAATCCATCGCCGCGAAAGAGCAGCGTCATCTGGAAATCCTGGCTTATGTACTGGGTACAGACCTTGATCGGCCAAATCTGCAGGACCAGATTGAGCGGCTGAGTGCGGCCGGCGTCACGATCGCCAGCAGCAGTGCCAATACCGGCTTGTTATCAAGGGAATTTGTTTGCAAAGGAGAGGCACAATGATGGCCAGCCCACAATTGTTTCAGGAAAAACTGAACGTCATCAATATTGGTATCGAGATGTTCCGCGATGACCTGCAGGAACAGCAAGTGCCGGTCACCCACCTGAACTGGATGCCACCCGGTCGCGGCAATGTAGATGTCATACGTGCACTGGATCAGGTGGAGAAGTCAGCGCTTGGTGAAAAGATCGCCAAGGCCAATGCGCAGGCGGTCGAACGCATCATCCAGTCACAACCGGTGCTGATCGGTTTTGACCAGGCGATCAATGTGGTACCCGGCATGACCAGGACCACCATCCTGCATTCCGGTCCGCCGATTACCTGGGATCGCATGTGTGGTGCGATGAAGGGGGCGGTTACCGGCGCACTGGTATTCGAAGGTTTGGCAACAGACCTGGCGGATGCCGAGCGTGTCGCGGCTTCCGGCGCGATTACTTTCTCACCGTGCCATGAACATGATTGCGTGGGGTCGATGGCAGGCGTGACCTCGGCTTCGATGTATATGCATATCGTGGAAAACAAGACCTACGGTAATCGTGCCTATACCAACCTCAGTGAGCAGATGGCAAAGATCCTGCGCATGGGTGCCAACGATGAAAGCGTGATCATCCGCCTGAACTGGATGCGTGACACGCTGGGACCTATCCTGCGCGATGCGATGAAACTGGCAAAGGAAATTGATCTGCGCCTGATGCTGGCACAAGCGCTGCACATGGGTGACGAATGCCACAACCGTAATAACGCCGGTACCGTCTTGCTGATCCAGGCCTTGACGCCTTACATCATCCAGACCGATTTCACGACACAACAGAAGAAGGAAGTATTTGAATTCGTTGCCAGCAGCGATTACTTCTCCGGTCCGACCTGGATGGCGATGTGCAAGGCAGCAATGGATTCAGCACATGGCATCGAGTACAGCACTATCGTGACCACCATGGCACGTAACGGTGTGGACTTCGGCATCCGTATCAGCGGCATCCCGGGCAATGTCTGGTTCACCGGACCATCGCAGCAAGTGATAGGCCCTATGTTTGCCGGGTACAAACCGAAGGATTCCGGCCTCGATATCGGCGACAGCGCGATTACCGAAACCTATGGCATAGGTGGCTTTGCGATGGCGACGGCACCGGCCATCGTGGCGCTGGTCGGCGGCACGGTAGATGAGGCGATTGATTTCTCGCGTCAGATGGCAGAAATCACCACCGCACAAAATCCCAACGTCACTATTCCCTTGCTGGAATTCCAGGGCATTGCGACCGGTATCGACCTGGTCAAGGTGGCACAAAGCGGGATCCTGCCGGTCATCAATACGGCGATCGCGCATAAGGATGCGGGCATAGGCATGATCGGCGCCGGCATCGTTTATCCGCCATTCGAATGCTTCGAACAAGCAATCGTTGCTTACGCACAGCGCTATCGCCACGGCTGATTTCATTATGTGAGCAACCCTGCCATCGGCTGGTGGCAGGGTGATCCCGGGGAGAAATGCGATGAACTCTTCATAAGCCAGTACTTCAGGAAGCGCCGTAATCCCGGCCGCTAAATAAACGACAGAAAAATTTTGTTCATCCGATTCGGGTGTGGGACAACTCGCGCCTGCAGAAAGTGAACACACATAAAAAATAACTCGTCTATATCGAGGAGATTGACTGTATGGAAAAGCAGATATGGTGGAAAAAAGGTGACTGGGCAGCCTACTTCGGTTTGCTGACCAACAACCTGACGAATCTATTGACCATGATGGGCCTCTTGCTCTTTGTGGTTGGTTTGCCGAAAGAAATGGTGTACGGCCGTATCACGCCGGCATTTGGCCTGGCCGTGTTTTGCGCCAGTATGTTTTATGGTTACTTCGGTATCAAGATGGCGAAGTCCGGCAATCGCAAGGACATTACCGCCTTGCCTTCGGGACCGAGCGCACCGTCTATTTTCACGGTGACTTTCCTGGTACTGATGCCGGTTTATCAGCAAACCAAGGATGCCGAGTTTGCGTTGCAGATCGCGCTGGTCTGGTGCTTCGTCGAAGCGATGATCCTGGTAGGTGGCTCCTTCCTCGGTGAAACCGTCAGGAAGATGATTCCTCGCACGGTGCTGTTGTCTTGCCTGTCCGGTCTCGGCCTGCTATTGCTGGCGATGAATCCGATGCTGCAGGCATTTGAAACACCGACTGTTTCTTTCATCGTCCTGTTGCTGATCTTTATTAACTGGTTCGGCAAGTCGCCGTTGTTCGCACGTATTCCTACCGGTTTGCTCTTGCTGGTAGTCGGCACGGTGCTGGCATGGGCCTTCGGCTTGCAGAGCCCGGAAGCGATCAAGGCATCGCTGGCTTCGTTTGGCTTCAATCCGCCATCCGTGCACATCGATAGCTTCATGCAAGGTTTGCCGCACGCCTTGCCGTACCTGGCTTCTGCCGTACCGCTGGGCCTGGCTAACTACATCTTCGATCTGGAAAACATTGAAAGCGCACATGCTGCCGGTGATCCGTACGACACCCGCAACGTGATGCTGGCCAACGGCCTGTCGTCCACGCTGGGTTGCTTCTGCGGCAATCCATTCCCGGTCACCGTCTATGTCGGTCATGCCGGCTGGAAAGCGATGGGTGCAGGCATAGGTTATACGGTCGCGACCGGTGTCTCCATGCTGCTGGTATCACTGTTTGGCCTGGGGGCCTTCCTGCTGGCGGTGATTCCGATGACGGCGATTGTTCCCATCCTGGTCTTCATCGGTGTCGTCACGGCCAATCAGGTGGTGCGAGAGACCCCCAAGGTCGAGGTACCTGTCATCTTCATTTGCATGTTTCCGTGGATCGCCAACTGGGCTTTGACGATCGTCAACAACGTGATGGCCACGGCGGGTACTTCAGCCAAGGTATTGGGCACGCAAGCGCTGGCGCATAAGGGGGTTTATTACAACGGGCTGCTGCACCTGGGTAGCGGTGCGCCTCTGGCCAGCATGTTGTGGGGTTGTATCGCGATCTTCGCAATCCTGAATCATCCATTGCGTGGTGCGGTGGCAGCTGGCACCGGCGCGTTGCTGGCCTTGCTCGGGATTATCCATGCACCGGTAGTTGGTTTTGCGGCTCCTGCTTCGATGCCGTTTGTATATGCCTACCTGATGATGTCAGGCGTGTTCCTGGTTAAGCACTATATGGACGTGAGGGCGGCAGTGCCGCTGGCGGTTGAAGCAGACGGCGGCAAGCTGGCGTCGTAAGTATCAGGTTTTATTCAACACTTTTTTGTAGCGCTGCACGGGGCGGCACTTGCCCTCCGTGCAGATTAATTTTCGGGGTCATACTCATGAACGAACTCGTAGTCATCGCCATCGGTGGTAATAGCATTATTACCAGTAATGAACAGCAAAGCATCCAGCATCAGGAAAAGGCGATCAAGGCAATCGTCAGCAATATCGCCGATATGCTGGAAGGGGGATATAACATTGTTCTTACGCACGGCAATGGCCCGCAGGTAGGGCTGGACCTGCGTCGTGCCGAAGTGGCGAGTCAGTATGAAGACATTCCTATCGTGCCGCTGGCAAATTGCGTTGCCAATACGCAGGGTGGTATCGGCTATCAGTTGCAACAGGGACTGGTCAACGAGTTGACGCAACGCGGCATCGATAAACAGGTGATTACACTGATTACCCGCGTCGAAGTGGCGGGAGATGATATCAACTTCAGCAATCCGACCAAGCCCATCGGTGCGTTCTTCAGTGAGCAGCAACGTGATTTGCTGATGCAGGAGCATCCGGACTGGAAATTCGTCGAAGATTCGGGGCGTGGCTATCGTCGCGTCGTGGCGTCGCCGGTACCGGTGAAGGTATTGGAAACCGATGCGATCACATCCTTGCTGGAACGCGGCTTCGTGGTGATTGCGCTGGGTGGTGGCGGCATACCGGTGGTGCAGGACGGCGATCATTTGTATCGCGGCGTGGATGCTGTGATTGACAAGGACCTCGCCACGACCTTGCTGGCGAAAGAGTTGGATGCCGATATCCTGGCGATTACGACTGGCGTAGAAAAAGTCTGCATCAACTTCGGCAAACCGAATCAGCAGGCACTCGGACAGATTACTTCGGAAGAGACACGCCGCTATATGTCGGAAGGGCACTTCCCGGCCGGCAGCATGTTGCCTAAAATCGAGGCCAGCCTTAATTTCCTCGCCAGCGGTGGCAGCCGGGTCATCATTACTACACCGGAAAAATTGCCGCAGGCGATAAAAAGGGAAACCGGAACCCATATCGTGACGGTATAGTGATTGAACGGCGGGAAGGGTAAGCCAACTGGTAGTATGAATTTCCCAGTTCCGCCGTTTTGAGCGTAAGCAGTTTCCTGCAGAGACCGTATGAATT of Janthinobacterium sp. Marseille contains these proteins:
- a CDS encoding carbamate kinase family protein, whose protein sequence is MNELVVIAIGGNSIITSNEQQSIQHQEKAIKAIVSNIADMLEGGYNIVLTHGNGPQVGLDLRRAEVASQYEDIPIVPLANCVANTQGGIGYQLQQGLVNELTQRGIDKQVITLITRVEVAGDDINFSNPTKPIGAFFSEQQRDLLMQEHPDWKFVEDSGRGYRRVVASPVPVKVLETDAITSLLERGFVVIALGGGGIPVVQDGDHLYRGVDAVIDKDLATTLLAKELDADILAITTGVEKVCINFGKPNQQALGQITSEETRRYMSEGHFPAGSMLPKIEASLNFLASGGSRVIITTPEKLPQAIKRETGTHIVTV
- a CDS encoding ankyrin repeat domain-containing protein, translated to MSNSESAVQFLLAAENGDIPTLKALLESGMDINVTNRQGRTAIVVASLKKQYASVEYLIAAGADINKQDETCFNPFLLSCLNNDLTLLRIVLKGHPDLTRLTRFGGVGITPASEKGHVEIVRELVTRTDINVNHTNFVGWTPLLEAIVLNDGGAKQQEIVKLLLDHGANPNMTDMWGKTPLFLAQEKGYAEIARLLIAAGA
- the fdrA gene encoding acyl-CoA synthetase FdrA; the protein is MPLKILIKKNTYFDSVSLMSISTKANQLPDVEQAFVAMATEMNKGVLRNLNLLTPELEDAKNGDLMILIKGASDELNEQSLLAIEELFKKKPGAKGEHQAKYATLASARENVPGSNLAVVSVNGAYAVREARAALEQGLNVMLFSDNVSVEDELALKQLAHSKGLLMMGPDCGTAIINNKALCFGNHVRQGNIGIIGASGTGSQELSVRIHDFGGGVSQLIGTGGRDLHEKIGGIMMLDAMRMLDADDQTKVIVLISKPPAASVEKKVLAEISRCSKPVVVCFIGGKEADVVKAGGVFAKSTKEAALKAVLLTGVKEEDLDLHPLNWPLIEEVRAKLKPEQKYIRGLFCGGTLCDEAMYAALEKYPKVYSNIQLNPEYRLKDVSKSKEHTFLDFGDDDFTNGKPHPMIDPSNRIERLLQEARDPEVGVITMDFILGYGSHADPVGVMLDAINEAKSIAAKEQRHLEILAYVLGTDLDRPNLQDQIERLSAAGVTIASSSANTGLLSREFVCKGEAQ
- a CDS encoding DUF2877 domain-containing protein, giving the protein MRALRVRALSADADFMSRLKQGDFQLRMHSRFSRVVNLRCSQSGLLYSVVSSALDDAPNTLRIGLSEFDTLPLGEDAELLLDDGMLRLGRVLEIELDACGEWSPPPVVFRAFPPEYFLNISSRIQDEKFANNSISFFDYDGNDVFYQAMSQHLVRGSTRLIEGMRTAHEPQIRKGLSELLGLGIGLTPSGDDYIVGLCAVLALPQHPAHGYMRLIAEVIREGKSRTNTISYMALIKAVEGKTRASIGALLATIFNGELSLLKERIKPVLNIGSSSGADILSGISAGLLLSNHLGSPHAA
- a CDS encoding DUF1116 domain-containing protein — translated: MMASPQLFQEKLNVINIGIEMFRDDLQEQQVPVTHLNWMPPGRGNVDVIRALDQVEKSALGEKIAKANAQAVERIIQSQPVLIGFDQAINVVPGMTRTTILHSGPPITWDRMCGAMKGAVTGALVFEGLATDLADAERVAASGAITFSPCHEHDCVGSMAGVTSASMYMHIVENKTYGNRAYTNLSEQMAKILRMGANDESVIIRLNWMRDTLGPILRDAMKLAKEIDLRLMLAQALHMGDECHNRNNAGTVLLIQALTPYIIQTDFTTQQKKEVFEFVASSDYFSGPTWMAMCKAAMDSAHGIEYSTIVTTMARNGVDFGIRISGIPGNVWFTGPSQQVIGPMFAGYKPKDSGLDIGDSAITETYGIGGFAMATAPAIVALVGGTVDEAIDFSRQMAEITTAQNPNVTIPLLEFQGIATGIDLVKVAQSGILPVINTAIAHKDAGIGMIGAGIVYPPFECFEQAIVAYAQRYRHG